AAGAACCAATAAATTGAGCATCGATTTTCCAAGAACCATAGAACCAGGAACAAATTTGGTCTATCAATCAAACTGGAAAGAAACCAAAAACTATGTTCGAAACTGCTATATGGATAATCGTTTGGGGGTTTGGAATGCTCTTGAAGTTGCCAAAACCTTGAAAAATGGTGCGCTCGTTTTCTCATGCTGGGAAGAAACAGGTGGTGGATCTATCGGATATTTGGCTAAATTTTTATATGAAAAATACCAAGTTCAACAAGCTCTTATTTCTGATATTACTTGGGTTACCGAAGGCGTAAAAGCCGGAGAAGGTTGTGTGATTTCTCAAAGAGATAGCGGAATTCCACGTCGTTCTTATATCAAAAGAATCATGCAAATAGCTGATGAAAACGGTATTGCTTTCCAGCGAGAAGTGGAAGGCGCAGGTGGTTCTGATGGGAATCAACTACAAAAATCCGATTTTCCTTTCGATTGGTGTTTTGTGGGTGCTCCTGAACAAAATGTTCATACCCCAAAAGAAAAAGTACACAAGGAAGACATCAAATCGATGGTTAAACTCTATAAATGTCTCATGAAAAATCTCTAAAAAATGGCTCTTTTACCTTCTAATATGATGCCGCTTGGTACGCAGGCACCACATTTTGCACTAACAGAAGTACGTACCGAATCTATTATTGACCTCAACTATCTTGCTATAGAAAATGGTCTCGTTGTGATGTTTATCTGCAATCACTGTCCTTATGTGGTTCATGTGGCAGATACTTTAGTAAATATCGCAAGGGAGTTTGCAGATAAAGGAATCACCTTTGTGGCAATCAATTCTAATGATGCTGAGACATACCCCGAAGATTCCCCAGAAAAGATGGTGGAATTTGCAAATAATAACGAATTCCCTTTTCCTTATTGTTTTGACGAAAATCAGGAAATTGCAAAAGCTTACGATGCGGCTTGCACCCCAGATATTTACTTTTTTAACGAAGATAAAAAATTGATATACAGAGGTCAAATAGATGATTCTCGTCCTGGAAACGAAGCTCCAAAAGACGGAAAAGATTTACGAGAAGCACTCGATAGGCATATCAATGGTGAGAACCAAAAAAATGAGCAAAAGCCTAGTACTGGTTGTAGTATAAAGTGGAAAAACTAAATAATAAACGATGTTTTCTTTCACTTGGTCGAAAACAAAGTTCAGTTATAAAAGTCTGAGCTTACATTTGAACCATATTATTTACACCCAATCTATTTTATATTTATTATTAACACCTATTTAAAAAGAAGGCTTGAACTGAGTTCAAGCCTTCTTTTTTTTGGTTCATATTTCTATATTCATACGATCTCTAATGGTATACGGATCATTAATCCACTTAACCACTGTTTTTTAACCCAATCTATAGATTTCTAAATATCAATTGTAAACTGAGTGAGATAAGTGGTCATATCTTAATGTATCCCTTCAAACAACTACCGCACTTTCTTTAAAATAGCAATATAAAATCTTTTGTTTTTAGAGAGATTTTGGAAAAGCATTTGGTATTTGTCATTATTTTGAAAATACTGTATTGGAATTCCTTTATGTTCTTTGTTATTTGGACGATGTGTATAATGTGAGTCCCACACAAAAATGGTTCCCACTGGGAGTTCATCCATCTTTTGGGGTGTGTACATCCCTGAAATATAATGATCTTTTCTTTCTTGTGCCGTACTTCCATTAAAATACATAAACATATTATGATTGGAGAAAATCGGTTTTTCTTTTGCCAGTTTGTTTCGCTCAAAAAACTTTACGGCTTTTTGTACGCTAATCTCTTCTTCATTCAATTTATAGGGCTTTTCTTGCTGAATGGTATGTCCGATAATGAGAATAGCAACAACCCAACTGAGTTTTTTTAGATCCATAATCCCTAGATGACTCACTATTAAAATGAGCCCCATCCCGATAAAGAACATCGCCATTTTACTATTATCAACTACATCTGTAAATGCCACATGATTATACTCGTAACTAAGCATTGTTACTACCAATAAACCATAGATTCCTAAAATAATGAGACTGATTTTTGGGTTTATTTTCTCGGCAAGATATTGATATCCCAATGCTCCAAAAACACC
This genomic interval from Flavobacteriales bacterium contains the following:
- a CDS encoding M20/M25/M40 family metallo-hydrolase, which produces MNLDLLQKLQEIYAPAGEEEQLKDYLLSYIKKNKKDWKVQPEVFHGKEFQNCIVLVFGKPTTAIFAHMDSIGYTVKYQNELIKLGGTCQIDGIDLFGYDSQGKIEGKLKVEKRTNKLSIDFPRTIEPGTNLVYQSNWKETKNYVRNCYMDNRLGVWNALEVAKTLKNGALVFSCWEETGGGSIGYLAKFLYEKYQVQQALISDITWVTEGVKAGEGCVISQRDSGIPRRSYIKRIMQIADENGIAFQREVEGAGGSDGNQLQKSDFPFDWCFVGAPEQNVHTPKEKVHKEDIKSMVKLYKCLMKNL
- a CDS encoding thioredoxin family protein, with translation MALLPSNMMPLGTQAPHFALTEVRTESIIDLNYLAIENGLVVMFICNHCPYVVHVADTLVNIAREFADKGITFVAINSNDAETYPEDSPEKMVEFANNNEFPFPYCFDENQEIAKAYDAACTPDIYFFNEDKKLIYRGQIDDSRPGNEAPKDGKDLREALDRHINGENQKNEQKPSTGCSIKWKN